In a genomic window of Phragmites australis chromosome 14, lpPhrAust1.1, whole genome shotgun sequence:
- the LOC133890049 gene encoding uncharacterized protein LOC133890049, translated as MSRLQRSSVSFRRQGSSGRIWDDPLRSLDLKGLSMSTAVVAPLQAGASILAVDPSPRAAPSSDQASLRHGCGGASSTGIIAESPDVVASDRSPASVVVHRVHGARHERPARRRRRLSSAFCACMGHPPASHAQQ; from the coding sequence ATGTCGAGGCTGCAGAGGTCGTCGGTGTCGTTCCGGCGGCAGGGCTCGTCGGGGCGCATCTGGGACGACCCGCTGAGGAGCCTCGACCTCAAGGGGCTGTCGATGTCGACGGCGGTCGTGGCGCCGCTGCAGGCCGGCGCCAGCATACTCGCGGTGGACCCCTCGCCCCGCGCCGCTCCGTCATCGGACCAGGCATCGTTGCGCCACGGctgcggcggcgcctcctcAACCGGCATCATTGCGGAGAGCCCAGACGTGGTAGCGTCGGATCGGTCGCCGGCCAGCGTCGTCGTCCACAGGGTGCACGGCGCCCGCCACGAGAGGCccgcgaggcggcggcggaggctctCGTCGGCGTTCTGCGCGTGCATGGGGCATCCCCCGGCGTCGCATGCGCAGCAGTAG